The proteins below are encoded in one region of Coturnix japonica isolate 7356 chromosome 10, Coturnix japonica 2.1, whole genome shotgun sequence:
- the TUBGCP4 gene encoding gamma-tubulin complex component 4 yields the protein MIHELLLALSGFPGAVFTWSKRGGLQVSQELPFLHPSETSVLNRLCRLGTDYIRFVEFVEQYTGHVQQQDHHLSQQNQSGLHGIYLRAFCTGLDSVLQPYRQALLDLEQEFLADPHLSISHVNYSLDQFQLLFPSVMVVVEQIKTQKIHGCQILETVHKHSCGGLPPVRSALEKILAVCHGVMYKQLSAWMLHGLLLDQHEEFFIKQGPSESVSGQPEDDDDDLGIGGLTGKQLRELQDLRLIEEENMLAPSLKQFSLRVEMLPSYIPVRVAEKILFVGESVQMFENQNVNLTRKGSILKNQEDTFAAELHRLKQQPLFSLVDFESVVDWIRSTVAEHLWKLMVEESDLLGQLKIIKDFYLLGRGELFQAFIDTAQHMLKTPPTAVTEHDINVAFQQSAHKVLLDDDNLLPLLHLTIEYHGKEHKDSSQTREGTSRELSPREAPASGWAALGLSYKVQWPLHILFTPAVLEKYNVVFKYLLSVRRVQAELQHCWALQMQRKHLKSNRTDAIKWRLRDHMAFLVDNLQYYLQVDVLESQFSQLLQQINATRDFESIRLAHDHFLSNLLAQSFILLKPVFHCLNEILDLCHSFCSLVSQNLGPLDERGAAQLSILVKGFSRQSSLLFKILSSVRNHQINSYLAQLLLRLDYNKYYTQAGGTLGSFRIEHEDLFFRP from the exons ATGATCCACGAGCTGCTGCTGGCGCTCAGCGGGTTCCCGGGCGCGGTCTTCACCTGGAGCAAGCGCGGCGGGCTGCAG GTGTCTCAGGAATTGCCTTTCCTGCACCCCAGCGAGACCAGCGTCCTGAACCGCCTCTGCCGCCTCGGTACCGACTACATCCGCTTCGTCGAATTCGTGGAGCAGTACACGGGACACGTCCAGCAGCAG GACCATCACCTATCTCAGCAAAACCAGAGTGGATTGCATGGCATTTATTTGCGAGCATTCTGCACAGGCCTAGATTCAGTGCTGCAGCCGTATCGACAGGCACTGCTTGACCTGGAACAAGAG TTTCTGGCTGACCCACATCTTTCCATCTCACATGTTAATTATTCCTTGGACCAG TTTCAGTTACTCTTCCCATCTGTGATGGTTGTGGTGGAACAGATCAAAACTCAGAAG atTCATGGATGTCAGATACTAGAAACTGTCCACAAACATAGCTGTGGGGGGTTGCCTCCTGTTCGCAGTGCTCTTGAAAA GATTCTGGCTGTGTGTCATGGAGTCATGTATAAGCAGCTCTCTGCCTGGATGCTGCATGGATTGCTACTAGACCAACATGAAGAGTTCTTTATCAAACAGGGCCCTTCTGAGAGTGTCTCTGGCCAACCcgaagatgatgatgatgaccTCGGAATTGGAGGACTTACGGGAAAACAGCTGCGAGAGCTGCAGGACCTG CGCTTGATTGAGGAGGAGAACATGTTGGCTCCATCTCTAAAACAGTTCTCTCTGCGAGTGGAGATGCTGCCATCATACATTCCTGTGCGAGTTGCTGAAAAAATCTTGTTTGTGGGAGAATCTGTACAAATGTTTGAGAATCAAAATGTTAACCTGACCAGAAAAG GCTCCATCCTAAAAAACCAGGAGGACACTTTTGCAGCAGAACTACATCGACTCAAGCAGCAGCCACTCTTTAGTTTGGTAGACTTTGAATCTGTGGTTGACTGGATACGGAGCACAGTTGCTGAG CATCTTTGGAAACTGATGGTGGAGGAATCTGACTTACTTGGACAACTGAAG ATTATAAAAGACTTTTACCTTTTGGGAAGAGGCGAGCTGTTTCAGGCCTTCATTGACACTGCACAGCACATGTTAAAAACACCACCTACGGCTGTAACAGAACATG ACATCAATGTTGCATTTCAGCAGTCTGCTCATAAGGTACTGTTAGATGATGACAaccttcttcctttgcttcacTTGACCATTGAGTATCATGGAAAGGAGCATAAAG ATTCTTCTCAGACTCGTGAAGGGACTTCCCGAGAGTTATCTCCACGTGAAGCTCCTGCATCTGGCTGGGCAGCTCTGGGCCTTTCTTACAAAGTTCAGTGGCCACTGCATATTCTCTTTACTCCTGCTGTTTTGGAAAA GTACAATGTTGTGTTCAAATACCTGCTCAGCGTGCGACGGGTCCAGGCAGAGCTACAGCATTGCTGGGCTCTCCAGATGCAACGTAAACACCTGAAATCTAACAGAACTGATGCCATCAAGTGGCGTCTGAGGGACCACATGGCTTTTCTTGTGGACAATCTCCAGTATTATCTCCAA GTGGATGTACTGGAATCTCAGTTctcacagcttctccagcaaATAAATGCCACACGAGATTTTGAGAGTATACGACTGGCTCATGATCATTTCTTAAGTAATCTGTTGGCTCAGTCTTTCATCCTCCTAAAGCCT GTTTTCCActgtttaaatgaaattctgGACCTTTGTCATAGTTTTTGTTCTCTGGTGAGTCAGAATCTGGGACCGTTAGATGAGCGTGGAGCTGCACAACTCAGTATTCTGGTGAAG GGGTTCAGTCGTCAGTCGTCGCTGCTCTTCAAGATTCTATCTAGTGTTCGAAACCATCAAATAAACTCCTACTTAGCACAACTGCTACTACGTCTGGATTATAACAAATACTACACACAGGCTGGAGGCACCTTGGGCAG TTTCAGAATTGAGCACGAAGACCTTTTCTTCAGACCGTGA